A window of the Lolium perenne isolate Kyuss_39 chromosome 7, Kyuss_2.0, whole genome shotgun sequence genome harbors these coding sequences:
- the LOC127316983 gene encoding peroxidase 5: MLFEPITGMSRLSMAMLFLLSLVLAAAPRIAVVEAVVVQGLQVGYYNHSCPEAEQVIRDVVEAEVSMDHNIAPGLIRIFFHDCFITGCDASILLDETPAGDVPEKESSANGFTLVGLKTIDVAKTTIEAMCPRTVSCADILAYAARDAAVAAGLPSYEVGGGRRDGTHSRMDDLPGNFPVPGHTVPRLTELFNSRGLSQEDLVTLSGAHSIGGAHCFMFSNRIYGFSKTSEIDPSLDPAFAERLRKMCPRPQPDDNPEASRKVPFDERTSEKLDNVYYQELLERRSLLTSDNTLAQDPKTRPLVEKYAKDMALFQKKFGEAMQKVSALDVLINPDQGQIRRNCHLVNKARGQQFPMIRWPRAPKHPMLQMINWFIRGFQQD, from the exons ATGCTATTTGAACCAATAACCGGCATGTCGCGGCTCTCGATGGCGATGCTGTTCTTACTCTCCCTTGTGCTGGCGGCGGCTCCGCGCATCGCCGTCGTCGAGGCTGTTGTCGTCCAAGGCCTGCAGGTGGGGTACTACAACCATTCGTGCCCGGAGGCGGAGCAGGTGATCCGCGACGTCGTCGAGGCCGAGGTCAGCATGGATCACAACATCGCCCCGGGCCTCATCCGCATCTTCTTCCACGACTGCTTCATCACG GGGTGCGACGCTTCCATCCTGCTTGACGAGACGCCGGCGGGCGACGTCCCGGAGAAGGAGTCGTCGGCCAACGGGTTCACCCTGGTCGGCCTCAAAACCATCGACGTGGCCAAGACGACCATCGAGGCCATGTGCCCGCGCACCGTCTCCTGCGCCGACATCCTGGCCTACGCTGCGCGcgacgccgccgtggccgccggcCTCCCCAGCTACGAGGTCGGGGGCGGCCGCCGCGACGGCACGCACTCCCGGATGGACGACCTCCCGGGCAACTTCCCGGTGCCCGGCCACACGGTGCCGCGACTGACGGAGCTCTTCAACAGCCGCGGCCTCTCCCAGGAGGACCTAGTGACACTGTCCGGCGCGCACTCCATCGGCGGCGCGCACTGCTTCATGTTCTCCAACCGCATCTACGGCTTCTCCAAGACCTCGGAGATCGACCCGTCGCTGGACCCGGCGTTCGCGGAGAGGCTCCGGAAGATGTGCCCGCGGCCCCAACCCGACGACAACCCGGAGGCGTCGCGCAAGGTGCCGTTCGACGAGCGCACTAGCGAGAAGCTCGACAACGTCTACTACCAGGAGCTGCTGGAGAGGCGCAGCCTGCTCACCTCCGACAACACGCTCGCCCAGGACCCGAAGACGAGGCCCCTCGTGGAGAAGTACGCCAAGGACATGGCCCTCTTCCAGAAGAAGTTCGGCGAGGCGATGCAGAAGGTGAGCGCGCTCGACGTGCTCATCAACCCGGACCAGGGCCAGATCAGGCGGAACTGCCACCTCGTCAACAAGGCCAGGGGGCAGCAGTTCCCGATGATCAGATGGCCCAGGGCCCCCAAGCACCCCATGCTCCAGATGATCAACTGGTTCATCCGCGGCTTCCAGCAAGACTGA